The Thamnophis elegans isolate rThaEle1 chromosome Z, rThaEle1.pri, whole genome shotgun sequence DNA window ttaatcggttccacctccctgggGTGGGGcagtagcttccgaaaatcaagcctcaacaggaagtgacccaaccatgacaagggtgagatgtCTACTTCCCTTagctcaagatcacgtctccactgctccgagagaaacactaggtcaagcgtgtgtcctgctctatgagtcggaccctgaattacttgggtcaagtccatggctgtcatggaagccatgaactcctgggtcccatcagagcgttcgcctaaggacggcaggttaaagtcccccagtactagcagtctggggaactcaatcgccaacccgggtactgactccaggagcgcaggcagagctgttgtgacgcagctaggaggtaggtacgtcaacaacaagcccacttgaacccctaggtccagcttcaaaagaagggactcacatcccacaatctctggagcagggctcctgcgaggagctaatgatcctcggataataattgccactcccccacccctttctctggtgtcgtggttggtgaagcacctgaaacccttccgggcacatttcagagagggggaTTCCTCCCTCATGGCTATCTATCTAGATGATACatacatgatagatgatagatagatagatagatagatagatagatagatagatgatagatagatagatagatagatatggatggatagatagatagatagatagatagatagatagatagatagatagatagatagatagatagatatggatggatagatagatagatagatacagagagagagacagagagagaggacagacagacagatatgatagatagatgatagatagcatagataggagatagatagatagatagatagatagatagatagatatggatggatagatagatagatagatagatagatagatagatagatagatagatagatagatagatagatatggatagatagatagatagatagatagatagatagatatggatagatagatagatagatagatagatagatagatatggatagatagatagagatagatagatagatagatgatagatacagagagagagagagagagagagagaggacagacagacagatatgatagatagatgatagatagcatagataggagatagatagatagatagagagagagagagagagagagagataatgatagatagcttagataggagatagatggatggatggatggatggatggatggatggatggatggatggatggagagagagagagagatggatggatgaaattcttttgagagcaggcatcacaattcatttttaatgtgtgccagtctgttcacagaaaacagaaaaagcgacaataaaagttatcttcttgtttcctttcccttctctttctcttctcttcccttcccttttctttctcctcttcttctctcccttcccttcagggatgagttcctgccagttctaacctcttctatagaagaggttccacaaatctacagggccgtttagaaccggttccagctccctctcccccacccgtccactcattatcaagatgaagagcgagaggaggaattctgggagttgaagtccacaagtcataagcTCTCAAGTtcgaacactcctgggtttttttttctaaagggttaggggtgcaagggtcttgtaacttgacagctttaagacttgcatgattcaaatgccagagtttctgagccaacattttggttgctaagcaagagcatggTTAAGTGaggttcaccacattttacaagttggccacacccacccactcacatgactgctaagccactcccactcgctcacatggatggcaagccactcccacctgaccacatggccggcaagccactcccacaaagcaggccacacctacagaagaggctctaaaatttttgaaaccaccactgcttcccttctctctcttcccttcccattccttccCTGACCAGCCCATCTGATCTTATCTGCAAATCTGGCCCTTTCACAGAACTGCACGGGCTGCTTCCTTTTGGACCGGCTGAAGCTTCCGGATACTTTTCAAGGGCCACCATGTTGGGGACTCAGGATACTCCAACAAATCATTGGCTTGCGACCATCAACCACCTACCTTCCTATTATCTGacatttcctcttaatttcccaatgaagaatttttgaaaaaaaagaaaagactttgCTTTAGCCAGTTGCTTGATAAAAGCCTATGTTTATTTTTCACAAACATAACAATTGCACATTCCCTTATTTCATCCCTTATTGCCCAGGTTGTGAGAAGAAGTCTGCTGTTTCTGTCCATTAGAGATGTTGTTATGCTAGAAGAGAATGTGTGCAAAGTCCTGTGGAGGCTTGTTTTCCTCAAATTTACGGTTGTCGGGTTCATGCTTTGGTGGGAACAGTCGCAAACCGACTGTTCTTTCTTTGGCTGATTTATTCCTGGGTTAGGGAATCCAAAtccaaattgtaagccgccctgagtcccctcagggaaaagggcggcctataaatgctaaataaaatcaaaaaaaatcTCACTGGCATTTGCCAAGGTGTAGGTGCAAGACACCTTGGGAAGACATCTTGAGATAATGGGAGAACTCTTCAGACATGTTGTGAACAAAAGGAAGCGGCAACACGTTGTCATAGTAGTGATGACTGATTGGTTTCCCATTTAGGTCATAAAAAAAAGGCCAGAAGCCATAGAGAGTGATGTCGTCACAGAACTCCAGCGCAAAACTGGTGAACATAAAGCCAGTGGATAGGCGTAGTTCCCTCATCCTTTTCAGTTTCCAATACTTATCGAGGGCAGACAGGTAGTGTGGGTGGATAAAGAATGCCTTATGGGCCAGGCCGACATCCTTCATGATGCGTATAGCACGGTAGCCGACTTTAAGATGATAATTAAAGGATATCGCCGGGATGAGGAAAAGGGCGTTTGGGTAGGCCCAAAGAGCGTTGATAAAATCCGTCTCATGGCCCAACAAATCTTtgaatcttcaaaagaaaaagaaagaaaaaataggagagagagagaaaatcccaAAAGGAAAACCACACCCTCGACCATCCGAAGCATGTGTGAACAAAACAGATTGGCGGGGGTTGGTgcccattttgatttttttttattttttttttagctgtaGGGAAGCACACACACTCCgtcccctcctagaagaatgaaatattttgggaaatattaaaaaggcagaatattttatttccctaaaggagaaatggagaaacatgctcttaaaagGCAGGAACCAGCCCCAGTTTCCCTGCCCcacaagcagaaactgaggaggccagcttttagaaatgcagatttggtaatccattcagaaagactgggtcatgGAGAGAAGGTTTAACGTCTTGGCAATACAGTCACAGAGGAATGGGTCTCCACCAgcggtgaaatcctctgaagtctgctaccgagcGTGCTATTGTGTGTATGCAGTGTACTCGCGCAGCGctaaaaaatgaacattttgaagccttctgagtctgcaaagctaagtagaacagcgagggggaggagggaagtcCACGATCTAATTAGCTAGAAAGCTGGAAATCCGataattctagctaatataaatcgcgcatcacagctgatagttggaaataccagttcgcctgaagtGGTAGCATTTTTTGACtatcggttcgggcaaaccggtagccttttttactactggttcgggcgaaccagtccgaaacggtagcatttcacccctagtcTCCATGTTCCCTGTGCTGAATTCTTCCTGTTCGTTGCCTCCAGTGGGAGCCTAAACCACCCTGAAGGGGTAGTGAAGCAAAGGGATGCACCCTGTGAGATTGGGAAGAGTCGCAGCTCTCCTGTCTGGCCTGGGGTTTTTCCTTCCCCTCAGCCACAGTAAGAAGAAGTCTAAAGATGGCTGCTGCAAAGCTGGGACAAACCAATGAATAATAGCTAAGACTGGTGCTAGACAGAAAAAAGGTGAGCCATGGTGGAACTGGGGGAgaggatttttttctttgtcttaaaTTGAACCCCAAGAAATAATTAGAACTATTTGCCCAGAACTGAGTGTAAAAGCTGTGTCTAAGCATTTTgagacttttgggggggggggggaaccctaacTGGAATAGAAAGACTGAGTCACGAcagaaactcagataagcaatAAACAAGAGATTGATCAAATTAGATCaggcaaacacctaggatttgcatttcctcttttgcctatagagccagccatgaccccatgggaatccgacaacagccaatagaatattaaaggacatgttcttacacaggaacaggaaggttAAAGAAGGTACAAAGAAGGCTTCCTTATACCGTGAGCTTCCGGTTCCTGTGCAAggaatgtattctattggttgttgtaggGGTCACTGCTAACCTTGTAGGTTTTCTGAGTCAAGCTTGGTTgaagcttgctgggtgatgcaatgaccCCAGGTAATTTTGTAATACACCAAGCCCAGCTGCTAGACAATCCTATAATGTCCtggagggccatgtcttaatcccatcaccctggagctggaggACTTTtctcttgtagataggctggcctaGTCCGGCTCagtgggcaccaaatatctgctagAGGCAGGGAGTTGTAGGGAGCtcctctttgtctttaaaaaggtgtttctccttttctcatccagggaaatataatattctacatttttaatatttcctagaaccgtgatggcaaaccaatgGAACATGTGCCAgtgatggcacacagagccctcttctaccggtttggaccggttcggccgaatagaTATAGATAACTTGGCCGGACACATTAATACTGGTTCTATCCTGGGCACCACCATCTTTATTTCCTGTTCTGTACAtgggcagaacaatcttcattgaaaaaatgtaatttccttcccttttttaatgGTAGCGCATGCCAGTCCAAAGATGGGCCGTTTTTCCCAAAAACGGAGGCATTtctcccagcctccagaagcactctgcaggcttcagcagggctgggagaagggaaaaatgaCCCCGTtcttcttactgggtagtttctAAGCGCTCCCTTAGCTCTGACGAAGCTGGAgggcccccatccccaccccggTCAAAACGTTTCACCACcgttttggtgggcatggcttggtgagtgggTCATGTGGCTAAGTGTGCGTGAGTgatgttggccacacccactgtcacatgcccccatctagccacacccaacaaaccagtactaaaaaaatttgaaacccacccctggtggcgtTGCTAGCTGTTCTTGTGGTTTCCGGTGCACGCatgccagaatagaatagaataaaaaggttggaagggaccttggaggtcttctagtccaaccccctgcctgggcaggaaacactataccgttccagacaaatggctatccaacatcttcttaaagacttccagtgttggggcattcacaatttctggagacaagctgttccactgattaattgttctcactgtcaggaaatttctcctcagttctaagttgcttctctccttgattagtttccacccattgcttcttgtcctgccctcaggtgctttggagaatagcttgactccctcttctttgtggtaacccctgagatattggaagactgctatcatgtctcccctagtccttctttctattaaactagacatacccagttcctgcagccgttcctcatatgtttagcttccagtcccctaatcctcttcattgctcttctctgcactctttctagagtctccacatcttttctacatcgtggtgaccaaaactgaatgcagtattccaagtgtggccttaccaaggcattataaagtggtattaacacttcacgtgatcttgattctatccctctgttgatgcagcccagaactgtgttggcttttttggcagctgctgcacacggctggctcttatttaaatggttgtccaattaggactccaagatccctctcacagttactaatattgagcaaggtaccgcctatactgtacctgtgcatttcatttttcttgcctaaatgtagaacctcactcttttcaccattgaatttcattttgttatccaacatcttcctaaaaacctgcagtgttggCGTACTGGGCAGctggagacccaaagaccagtggCCGGAACGCGCATGCGCatcagtcagctggtcttcgggtttctggcgctCCATTGTGCACATACTTTAcggtttcggcacttggtgccgaaaatgttcgccatcactgtcctagaataTTTCGTTCTCCTAGGGGAGAGGTGGGTGCTGCTACCTTTCTACAACAGCAAAATGCCATTTTGCAAAAGGGATCGGAGCGTATGAAAAAACCCCGACGGCCGGTATGTTTCTTAGAGGTTTAGAGCGGTCGCCTTCTTTGCTCATAGACTGTAGTGGATTATTTTTTTGTAGTTGCATCATCTTCCTTACCTCTTACTTAAAATACTGGGGTTGATGGTCACTAAGTGCGTCTTGCTTCCCACATCTTTAGTTCTACTCAACGGAGGCAGGTTAAATCTGGGTGGGGGGAGCAAACGGAAAAGAGGCGCAGAGATGGTTAAACTCAAGCAAacgcattacaggtagtcctcgacttacgaccgcagcTGAGCCCAGAGTTTATGTTGCCAAATGAGAAATTTGTaaagttttacaacttttcttgcccccattttgttaagcgaatcactgcgggTGTTgaattaagtgaatccggcttgactttggttgtcaaagtcaaaaggggatcgcatgaccccaggacactacaacagtCAAAAATGAataggttggttggttggttggttggttggttggttggttggttggttggttggttggttggttggttggttggtatggatggatggatggatggatggatggatggatggatggatggatggatggatagcatagataggagatagatagatagatagatagatagatgatagatagatagatagatagatagatagatagatagatagatagatagataaatagatagataggacaTAGatagcatagatagatagatagacagacagacagacagacaggatagatagaagatagatagatgatagatagatagatagatagatagatagatagatagatagatagatagatagatagatatagagagcaTAGAAGCGCTCTGAGCTTTTGGTAGGACCGTTTTTCGAGCCTTTGTGCGTGCCCTGCCCttgcctgcatccaaaatgggtcgcctagcgactcctgggagggaagtagcagggtgggtggggccagccaggagtgggatttcggGGTTCTCTGAAGTGCACAGAAGcctagctagaggttctcccgaatcccTGTGAATCCCCAGCAGCGACCCTGACTGAGGAGGAGTTTTATACCCATAAGATTCCCAAATAAGCGATGGTTTTAATTGCAAAAATACTAGAAATTAGGTTtaatagagaaaggaaggaagaggaggaggggaaaagaggaggaggaaggggaggggaagagggaggggaggaagcgaaaaagaaagagaaagggaaggacaaGGAATaaaaggaggggaagggcagaagaaggaaaagaaggagaaggtgaaggagaaagggaagggaaaagaggaggaggaggggaaaggaagaagagggaggagaaaagaaatagaaggagaaggggaagggaatagaagagaaggaaggggaggggaagaggaaggaggggaaaggggagggaaggaaaatggaggggagagaaatagaaggagaaagggaaggggaagctagaggaggagagggaggaaaggagaagggaaagaaggtaaaggggaagagagagggaaggagacagaagaagaaagaaaaggggaaaagagggaggaggaaaaggggctgGGCAAGGAAAGAGGGATGCAgacgaagaaaaagaaaaaagaaatgaggaAGCATAGTGGCagcaggagggagagaaaggggtaagtggaatggaggagaaggagaaagggaaagaagaaggaaaagagagaggagggagatggGCTGGGGAAGGAAAACGAcacagggaagaagaaaaagaaaacgagagaagaaaaacaaaaggaaatggaagaggggagggacagggagagagaaagagaaggggaagcaggagaaaaga harbors:
- the LOC116521846 gene encoding alpha-2,8-sialyltransferase 8F-like, which translates into the protein MAFLGSAEVQEPLIKPGKLSKEKVIRGQLKLIQECPWKPNATAVRQYRKELGQCCNASERLVVTKENTPLGSIINLDGDIYSNITVDAELRSVLLKRFPLADTRYSKCAVVGNGGILHGSNCGQLIDQANFVIRFNLPPLSRTKDVGSKTHLVTINPSILSKRFKDLLGHETDFINALWAYPNALFLIPAISFNYHLKVGYRAIRIMKDVGLAHKAFFIHPHYLSALDKYWKLKRMRELRLSTGFMFTSFALEFCDDITLYGFWPFFYDLNGKPISHHYYDNVLPLPFVHNMSEEFSHYLKMSSQGVLHLHLGKCQ